The following proteins are co-located in the Meleagris gallopavo isolate NT-WF06-2002-E0010 breed Aviagen turkey brand Nicholas breeding stock chromosome 13, Turkey_5.1, whole genome shotgun sequence genome:
- the LOC100542702 gene encoding uncharacterized protein KIAA0355-like — MLQGCCSEAEAQQTGRRQTPPQPIQCELPTVPVQIGPHFLKGISFNESAAENLKLKTHTMLQLIKEAGCHNGLTPRDDSPVTEVLNQVCPSTWRGACKTAVQLLFGQAGLVVVDTAQIENKEAYAPQISLEGSRIVVQVPSTWCLKEDPATMSLLQRSLDPEKTLGLVDVLYTAVFDIPRWKEGREQALPCIQIQLQREISDFGNQVDMPSGNGSKSSGGLQKTFSKLTSRFTKKTSCTSTSNSGSYSIPSTPSKNVFISSSSEEKAKMPTNIDARLQSILNIGNFPRTTDSLQSIQSTNNQIVNGFLVERQDNFFKLDESKDDKGMNLPTDQEMQDVIDFLSGFNMGKSQQTSPMVKRRNSIASSTATEQKSGTVQQQPQSVSHTPLHPSQGLSQQQQSQKQQQQMQYYQHLLQPIGPQQRVPAKWLTNSSQQPAQTVGAGLSHLNQWNNPGFSDLSSDLYSLGLVSSYMDNMMSEMLGQKPQGPRNNTWPNRDQTDGVFGMLGEILPFDPAVGSDPEFARYVAGVNQAMQQKRQAQHVRRPSNTRSNWLLPDDPHKTWPFPEYFTER; from the exons ATGCTTCAGGGCTGTTGCAGTGAAGCCGAAGCCCAGCAAAcaggaaggagacagactccACCTCAGCCAATTCAGTGTGAATTGCCCACTGTACCGGTTCAGATAGGACCGCACTTTCTGAAAGGAATATCCTTTAATGAGTCTGCAGCAGAAAACCTGAAGCTGAAAACG cacacaATGTTGCAACTAATTAAAGAAGCTGGATGCCATAATGGACTTACACCACGGGATGACTCTCCTGTTACCGAAGTACTAAATCAGGTTTGCCCTTCGACTTGGCGTGGAGCCTGCAAAACTGCTGTGCAATTGTTATTTGGCCAAGCAGGACTG GTGGTTGTGGACACAGCACAgattgaaaataaagaagcctACGCTCCTCAAATAAGTTTAGAAGGATCCAGAATAGTGGTGCAAGTTCCATCGACTTG GTGTCTAAAAGAAGATCCAGCAACAATGTCTTTGCTACAGAGAAGTCTGGATCCAGAGAAGACTTTGGGACTAGTAGATGTGCTCTATACTGCTGTGTTTGACATACCAAGGTGGAAGGAGGGAAG GGAGCAAGCTTTGCCTTGTATTCAGATCCAGTTGCAGCGTGAAATCTCAGACTTTGGGAACCAAGTTGACATGCCATCTGGAAATGGAAGCAAATCTTCAGGTGGTCTacaaaagacattttcaaaactgaCTTCACGGTTTACAAAAAAAACTTCCTGTACCAGTACAAGTAATAGTGGAAGTTATTCAATCCCCAGTACACCTTCCAAAAATGTCTTCATAAGTTCCAGCTCAGAGGAGAAGGCTAAAATGCCCACTAACATAGATGCACGGCTACAAAGCATTTTGAACATTGGTAACTTTCCTAGGACCACAGATTCACTGCAGTCAATTCAGAGCACAAATAATCAGATAGTAAATGGGTTTTTAGTTGAAAGACAGGACAACTTCTTCAAACTGGATGAAAGCAAGGATGACAAAGGTATGAATTTACCAACTGACCAAGAAATGCAGGATGTTATAGATTTCTTGTCTGGTTTCAACATGGGCAAATCCCAGCAGACTTCTCCAATGGTGAAAAGAAGAAACTCTATTGCATCCTCtacagcaacagaacaaaaatcagGAACAGTACAACAGCAGCCCCAATCTGTCTCTCACACACCACTGCATCCTTCTCAAGGCTTGTCACAGCAACAACAGtcacaaaagcagcagcagcaaatgcaATATTACCAACATTTGCTTCAACCTATCGGACCACAGCAACGTGTACCTGCCAAATGGCTGACTAATTCTTCACAGCAGCCAGCCCAAACTGTTGGAGCTGGATTATCTCATTTAAACCAGTGGAATAATCCTGGTTTTTCAGATTTAAGCTCTGATTTATACAGTTTGGGTCTTGTAAGCAGTTATATGGACAATATGATGTCAGAGATGTTAGGACAAAAGCCACAAGGACCTAGAAACAACACGTGGCCAAATCGTGACCAAACTGATGGAGTGTTTGGAATGCTGGGAGAAATTCTGCCTTTTGACCCTGCAG ttGGGTCTGATCCAGAGTTTGCCCGCTATGTTGCTGGGGTTAACCAGGCTATGCAACAAAAAAGGCAAGCACAGCACGTCCGTCGTCCAAGCAACACACGAAGCAACTGGCTTCTGCCTGATGATCCTCACAAAACCTGGCCCTTTCCTGAGTATTTCACAGAAAGGTAA